In Paenibacillus stellifer, the DNA window GTGAAGATGGCGGAAGGCTACCGGGCGCTTATCGACGGAGCTTTTCACGAAGAAGAGCACGCGACGGCCCGGAATCAGGAGCAGTTGAAGCTACAGTATTACAGCGAGCTGTACGGAAATGAGACGGTGCATGAGGAGCTGTGCACCTGGAGAAGACGGCAGTCGTCGGCGGAACGGAAGGCTCCGTATTTGCTGGCAAGCAACCGGCTGCTGCGGCTGCTCAGTGCTTACCTTCCGCGAACGATGGAAGAGCTGCTGCAGATTCCCGGCGTGGGCGATGCGAAGGCGGCTCAGTACGGCGAGGAGATTCTGGGCATTACCTCGGCAGCCGAACGAAGCCATGAATTTCCGTTGAGCTGGGTGGCGGGAAAGATTGAAGAACAGGCCTACGTATCCTGGCTGTACAAGCAGAAGGAGATTAAATATCGGAAGCAGCTTGACCGTTTAAGGCTGCGGAGGCTGATCTTGCAGGGCATGGCTGACGGCCTCGGCATGGAAGAGCTTAAGGAGCGCGGGGCCTGCACCCGCCGGGAAGTTCTGGAAACCGTCGAGGAGCTTGACAAGGAAGGGTACAGAGTCGATCCGCTGATCGACCGGGAGCTCTCGGAGATGGCGCCTGAAGATCAGAAGAACGCTTGGGAAGCGTACCGGGAGCTTGGC includes these proteins:
- a CDS encoding HRDC domain-containing protein, whose translation is MQIVFMNRLYKAADEASGGHAQVWIGEEEGIWSLGWREFVAGEDQADSLWFEGSSWNELLGVYRHQLAVKMAEGYRALIDGAFHEEEHATARNQEQLKLQYYSELYGNETVHEELCTWRRRQSSAERKAPYLLASNRLLRLLSAYLPRTMEELLQIPGVGDAKAAQYGEEILGITSAAERSHEFPLSWVAGKIEEQAYVSWLYKQKEIKYRKQLDRLRLRRLILQGMADGLGMEELKERGACTRREVLETVEELDKEGYRVDPLIDRELSEMAPEDQKNAWEAYRELGDLLLKPVLHKVYGEQFAPAGGLEPYYERLRLLRIRFRQENDAHRHEGGAKAGGDKGRPA